TTGGTATGCTTTTCTATGTCCCTTGAATTCTTCGTACTTCTTTTTAATCGTAGCATGGTAGCTAACTGTTGATGGGTACAGGACACCGTGAGAAGTGGGAAATGGAGCAGCGGAGCTGAAATGACTGAAGAAGAAGCATTGGCAGAGCAGCAGCGCATGTTTGCTGAGGCACGTGCTAGGATGAACGGAGGTGCCCCAGCTCCCAAGCAGTCGGATCCCGACACCCAAGCAAATGTTAACAGCTAACTCATTTAGTTTCTTCGATCACTTAGGCTAGGATGCTCTTCTCTCAGGACTCCGTCTTTCATCTCGTATTGTGTACAAAATGCTTATGGGAGTAATGTTGTGTCTCAATTTCAGTTAAGTACTCAGTCTACTGTATCTATACACAGATTTATCTGTAATTAAAATTGTTTCTCAAGATTGATTTCTACAACTCATTATTGTGGAGAATGAAGGGTTAaaaacttttaaattttattgaaaaataacaaaatttggGTTGGGTAGACCAATGATCGGGATTTGCAATGATCCAAGACAacattggaaaaagaaattacatgttcaattaattaaatgtgTTAATGAGTTCAAAAATAATGGCACCAGTCAAGACTCTGTCATTCAAGGTTCACTTCCAAATATCCCAAATTCAAGGGAAGTGTTTTGGCAAACTTAGGTCCACCAGAAAGTGAAACACATCTCGTCTCCTTTGCTTTCTCTCTTCTGACTCAAAACCTCACCTTTCCATGTTTAATTTAGGCAGTGTGAGCATCTTGTCTTCGCCTTTTCTCTCTCCCGTGGTCAAACAAGTCTACaacattaaaaaggaaaataaagaaaaatattaaactaGTATTGTGTAAAGAAGAAGAATTTCAAACAAGAATCAGTTTCATGTACCAACTAGTATATGCATTTTAGTTTTACCAACTGATACAATGTACTAAAGGAGCCATCATATTGCGTTATTAGCCCCTTCGATCTGCTAGGCTGCTCTTTATAATAAACTAAGCATTTGCACTACTATATCTAATGAAAATGATTCAAATGATAATGCATCATTATTGTAAGAACAGACGATCATTTTCATCCTCTTACAAAAAATTACATCTTCACTTTTTAGTTCGTTTTATTACAAAAACGAACCCCTTTATCTATATCTTGTGGTGGACGATCGTAGGGCACACGTGAGGGCAAATTTTCCATGCATGCTTCCATTCGAGAACAAAGCTTTTGAGCAAGCAAATGAAAAATACCAACTTAAGTAATCTGAAGACAAGCGAGAGTTCAATGCCTCAATAACCAAAGGGTTGCTCCACAAGAGGATACACGTGAGGGCATATTTTCCATGCATGTTTTACTAATAACAATTCTATGTTCCTATAATCTCCAAGTTACGTAACATAACCACATTAGATGAACCTGCTTTTTCAGGGCAATGGGTAGAGCCGTAGAGGAAATATCGAGCCGATGTTAAAACTGGCAATGGAAGGGCTCCGAGAAATGCAGCATCCAGATTCGTACATTGTGTCTTGTGGCACCATACATTAACAATTACAAAAGCTACCACTGCTACTGATAAATTAGAAACACTGACACTAGTTTTTTAGTCACCAGTTACAAAAAGAAAACCTAATTTTTCCAATAACTTAGCAGCATAGAGATTAAAATACACTACAAAAGGTAAGGGGAGATAAGAGCAATGTAGTTACAAAATCTTCTTCTTGCACCACAGTTTGTACAACCACCTTCTCCGCCCCCACTTCCACCAGACTGGTAATTGTTTTTCCaatctcttctttttcttcagtTTGCCTGCACCTCAATTTCAAAGTATAAGTCATCAGAATCTCATACATCAATCACAAATGCTCGATTGTAGTTTCTACAGATAAAAAGTTGTATATATTTGTTCCGATTTTCACAGAATGAAAACCCCATCTAATGTCTAGAAACAGAAGGACCGATCCAAGTAAATGAGCAATGAGTTCTATCCTAGTGTCCACAATCTCTCAACCAAATCAAACTTATAACTACAGGATTGAAAGGTTTGTTATTGATTTCTTAAGGACCAAAGCATAAGTTCTTTCATTTAAGTGGAAGATATGGAAGGCAGAGATCATTACACAGTTCGATAGCCATACATCAGGCAAACTGGCCCAAACCACAAGGCACGAGCAACCTAAAGACCTCACAGAAAAGGTAATTTCAATCCTAAAGAAGGAACTCAAAGAAGCATCCGATCCCGGATGATAGTTCAATCCTATAAATGTTGCTTTCTTACACATGTCACAgcgcaattaaatatttattttttgtccCAATTTCTTTGTTATTGTATCATCTTACCATTTTCTAATATATTTATGTAGGTTTCTAAAGACTGGTCAAAGCATCACACGTGTAACATTTTGAAGTTTCGGTTATCCACCATTCTTTACACCAAAACATATACTCGGAAAAACATTCGGCTACGTCAGTTATATTAATGAAACATAATTTTTCCAGAATGtaatatataaatttgataGTTCACAAAGGAAACATGGAAGGTCTGAGCCACTTGAACAGCAGGATTTAAGTTTAAGAAGTGAATGAAAGAGTCGAGGAAAGATATACTAACTTTTGTGTTCCAGGGTATACCATCCCCATTCTGATTGCAACTTTGTAAATTTGGATTCTAGTGAAGACCAATAGTTCAACTGAATCTTTAGAACTTCAAGAACAGCTCGAACTCCGGCCTTACTAGGTATAACTTGCACCGCATTCTGCTTTGGACTTTCTCCAAGTAGGACCTAAAATGCACAGCGAACTGAGTGAGCAAATGACTGTACATTAAAAGAATAAATGTGTCTGTGTATATGataatacaaataaagaaaacaaagttTAATCATAAAAGGCACAAATGATAATTGCAGATAGAAAACCAAGCCAACAAATAACTATATTAAGAGGTACACAATCAGGTTCATAAATAACAAGCTGAAacaaacttcaacttatattcAAATTTGAGATTTTATATCACTACTGCACTTCACcaattgaaataataaaatactctctccatcccctGAAAATAGGAACTTCTGAAACGGtatgggttttaatgcaaaattgataaagtatcaGAGAgataaaaaggaaagtgtgtcagTGGAAAATGAATCCCACCTCATTCGACAGAGAGAAATTtcctaaaaaggaaagtttctATTTCTAGGGGCGCGGACAAAAAAGGAAAGCATTTCTAGTACTAGGACTATTCATTGAAGACATATCTAAAAGAGAAACTAGCTACATGCATATGAGAATACTAAATCCAGGATTGgctgttaggattggtatactgaaaagcatatttcgagcatgttgcacggatagaattgcttgtatacaataaactctacaatccattTTTAACCCAaagcgagaagaattaattttatcgcattggtgtttgcttatgcatttataagatgtttctcaaacatttaaatgtataagaagcaaacaagtctaattcttcaacatagtagactggtcgtgaacgacgttcacagaaggtgacgcagtcagtcctttgtagaagagaaatagaatatcacaacctagataggctttggctacctatcgtgaaaggttgcagtgtcagtccgcatgtttccttaccttaggaaataaacgacactggtgtggtatagcactgaaggatctaacagtcgagataagtctttcttgctatttactgaaagacgaggtctcggtgattgttatttcttaatcattgttgatataacattgagcatacgatattgattatgcactactttgatttatcaaatggtgcggatttttcgcaatccaagaatcctgatatattgggtagtggtaattaatgtctagaggtgctagtattgttattgaaaatgaatcgtgtgctgggtgagtccaatttgataatatcctcaagaggtgttcgaaaaaggttttattattcagaaacccgggcggttggaatttattccagaataataaataaagattttgaactagacaattcttggaaaaagatattaattaattaaagtcaaatagcaggcttaaattaattaatggatatttatatcttaaacacgagaaataataaattaaagaggtaaagcccggattactcataatttgggattggacgggcagtcaatattattttactgtagtagctgataataatattctgttggacttgtattaaattggggctcaatttaattagtaaaagtccaaccggtttggcccaagtccgatctccatggatccctaatctggcccattataactcaatataaaaggagattattaattaattaagtgttaattttcgtgctcccctttgggagtggacgaaaaatcagtttttgagaaaactaatattctgtcttctttctaatcaagcccttttcgattctgataagttttgcccacccaaaggtcagattctgagttcgggatatatattagaagattcgtggttgagtacgaagatcttcatgtggagaaggcacaagcaatcgtcgattctttggagaatcagatcggtaattctaaacctaggaaattcatgaactaggttttaattccttttacatgaattgtgtgcgttcttgtatgcaattgattgtttaacatgtagataattaatcccataatcagtcaaatagatctgtagatctgatttatttgtttttgcatgacttccgctgtgcaaggggcaccaaaccccaacattGGCAACATTAATCTTGTAGTAAGATTAAGAGAACATACCAGCTCATCCAATAAACTATGTGACTGAAGGCtaataattcaagttcttttttTAGGTTAAATAGCTTAGGCCATCCATCAAGAGCAGAAAGGCATCTGGCTTCCAACACAGCATTCCAAATTGGATAAAAATAGGAGGCATGGAAACCACCATTATAATtgtttaatatttatagatTGATTTTTGCAACCATGGAAGGAGACTTTGAACACAAGTAAAGCAACAGTAGACAGTGTACAAGGTATGTATGCTAGCATTCATCTGTCTTTAAAACTAACAAGAAGTTCGCATCAAACTAAATGATCCAATTTAAATTCCCTAATACAGATCAAGAAATCAACTTACTCGACCAGTAAAGGCCTGTAAATTTACTCTGGGATGTTCCAATCAAGTTCAGTCTTCGCTCTCAAGTCTTTACCAAGAGTTTGACACcatttcaaattattttctccccattgtaattttttatgataaaagttTGAGTTTAGCTTACAGCCTTATGCAGTTAAAGTGTCTTTATTGGAAGGGGAAAGAGTGAAAAACCCAGAGTCATGAGTAAATGCTTTTTTCATGGGGAGATAGGTGCTCATATATGGTATCCATGACCAGAAGAGACAGTTATCAGAGTAAGAGATCATCGACCAATGTATTACCTCAATAACTGCAGTTGCTGATGATGATATTGACCGAAGATTATAGCTGCAAAGGATATGGTTTCATGAGCAAGTCTATGATGGTATAAGGATGCTCTTATATAGGAACAAAGAAGTCTACAGACAGGAGGTGTAGGACAAAACAAAAGAGTTCAATACATAAAGGAAATTCAAGGCAACAATAAGGATGATACTCAATTGAGATGAAGAAGTCAGTAACAAACCCTCCCTCAAGGATGACAAGTACTTTTCCACCAGAGAGGGCACAGCACATCTGTGTCATCTGTGCATAGCCAGCAGGAGTAACCTTACAGGAGAATGTGAACAAAATGAGAGAAAGTGAAAAAAATGCATATATCGAGTGATATGAGAAGCATCAGTTAACTTGGGAGTTGGGATATTGAGACTTCATGCAGTCTATGCCTTAATTCTAGATCAAAAAATTAGTCAACTGAATAAATATTAGCTCATGCAAGATACAACCTCCATACCTAAACAATTTATAGAGCCTTTAAGGTTTGTTTATAATGCACTGTGATTATTTACCAAAaagtaacaaaataaaattttcaatgtAGAAATAACTATACATCGCATCCACCAAGCGGGTCACCCCGTGCAGCATCAAATCCAGCAGAAATTATCGTAAAATCTGGGTCAAACTCAGCAGCTGCATAGAGAAAAACTTACTACGTTCAGATACAAGTTAATCATCGCCTTTATGTATATTAACAACTACTGTACAAGTTAAATATATATGCAACAGGTTGGGAGCTACCAAAAAAACACTCATTTTCGCTGTCTGCACAAGTCAGTACTTTTAATACTAAATTTATAAGCTCCATCATGCACATAACAGCTTAGAAAATTGAGTGGGTTTTCATAAGAATTCAATCAAAAAAGAAATGCAAAGGATATATGATGATTTGAAATTGAAAGTTGCTAGCAGAAAAGCATCTTCGTGCAACAATCACAGACGACAGAAAACAATGCATCCACTATCAAGCAGCCGACACACCTATTACATTTGAGCATACTATTGTGTTATCTATCATCTATGGTGTGCATGCATGTAAAATAAAATTCTGGCCAAGTCAATAGTGACTCAAGCAGCCTTCAATCAAGTTGACATAGACAGGCATCGACAACAAGTCCATACTATGAAATAGCACTGAATCAGATAGTTCAAAAAGTACACAACAGGGTCAAGATTCCATAACCTATAGGAAGCACAACATGCTGAAATGCAAAAATATAGTCATTGTCACCAACTCCTCCGCGACCCCATGGGATATTTACACAAGATCCTTCTGCACCCATAGATCCAATCTGCAAAAGTATATATGAGTCTCGACTACTCATGGATCTAATTTTTACTTGAATAGGTATTTCATATAGAGTGAAACAATGGAAATTAACCGAGCAAGGGCAACAATCATGTGCACTGAAACAACTCCATTACATTCCTTTTTGCCAACATGAATCTGAATATGTTGTACTTCAGTGGGTTGACTACTTCGACAATTAATTAAGGCAAGGTGGTTCCAGGTTGAACAACTAAAAGAAGTTTTCATAAATCTATTTAGTAAGATTGTAGTTTCTTTGCACATCTGTATAACTCGCATTTCCACACCGATTTCAATACCAGTTACCAATGGATATATTAATTTTCCGTAACATATGAGATAGGTTACTGACATCAATAAATGGAAAGTAATACTATTTCCCTTCAACCTTCACAAATAAAAGTTAACAGTAACAATGGATAATATTTCTGTTGACAAACAAAGTTTATAAGGAAAATGAGGATATTACATTTCTGCTGACAACCTGTAGTATACGGAAATCAGGAGCTGAACTTACGTCATACTATTATATAGAGTAATTTGAATTTTAACAGAAGATATAAGCTCTCCACTTTCATGATCCAGAACATGGCTAGGAAGGAGTCAAAAAAGTATAGGGCCTAAAATGCttctgtattttttatttttccacaGAATTTATAGTGCACGTCCAATAATAAATACATCAAACCAATCGTAGGAAAGGAAATATGAAATGTATAATTCTATAAATAGAATGTTGCAGTAAACTGGTATCATGGAGAAATACATAAAAGGACATTAGGGAGAACGAAATAGGCCAAAATAATTCTGCGACAACTTAAGGCACTTGTCATGAACAgtaatactatatttatatGTATTACACACCTCATAGGCAGATCCAGTACCAGGATAGAACTTTCCACCTTCATGCCTATGCAAAGATATATACAAAACCTACAAAACACACATACAGTCAAACAAAAAGGTTCCTTACGTAATATACAAGTAAAAGAACTGTAAAATGGAAGCAGAGGATAACATTTCAGTTTTCAGTTGCTCAATATGTATGGCATAGTTCATTTAGAATTCCCCAAGTATTAGAGAATGGGGCATCATAGTGACATAACACAACCATTCTGTTGAATGAGAACTGTAAGATAAAAAGCAACTTCTAGGAAGTTGAGTTGTTTCAGTCTAATGGATAGGAAGGGAATCAGATTTCATAAAACATAGAAACAACCTTAAAAAGAAAGTACCACAAAACAAGAATCATACGGAAGGTGAATAGAGGTCAAATTTGAAAATAGAAACAAATTAGGGGGGGCTGAGAAAAACTCTGGCAGGTTAAGAGAGCAAAATGAAATCTCTTGAATCAGagaaaaaaatcatgaactaCATTGATAACAATCAACTCGATCAAAATAATAGATCGaatataaacaaataatgtCTACCGCAACCAAAAGATAACAGTTCAAAAgtcccaaaaataaatttataattttaataacaaATTTGAGCATGTAATTACATGGTTTTATAGTGTCCATccacccaaacccaactaaacaaaaacacaaaacgaGACAGAAAAATGAGAGAATCTATCATGAACAAGATCATGTGTTCAGCGATGGATTTTTTTGAATAGACAGACAAATGAGAGAATCCCACACAAGCAAAGAACAATCTGAAACAACAAACGAACCAACAAATACCAGATACATCTAGTTGAGTAtcaggaagaaaaaaaaatcgtcaGTTATTGGACTTTAGAGTTTCAATGCCTCTAAAATGTAGCTAATAATATGATACATAGAATTTAATAGTTATAATGGTTGAAAAGCACCAATCAATATAGAAGCCCATCACTCCATGAAATCTCACCGATTTATCTTTGTCAAATATTTCTTGTGTGCCGTTGCCATGATGTACATCCTGCGAGATGATAATATGAATAGTTAGGAAAACCTTGTTGCAAAGTAACCTTCGGACAAGAACAAGTTATTGTAATTACCCAGTCAATGATTAAAACCTTCTTAGCTCCTGCATTCTTAGCTGCTGACACAGCAAGTGCTGCATTATTGTGAAGGCAAAAACCCATTGCATGTTTAACTCCAGCATGATGACCAGGAGGACGAACCTAATCCATTGAAGATGGAGTGGTGAACAGTGAGTTTGTAATGCTAGTCTATTCACCTATTATGATAAGCTTTTGTCTAAGCTAAATTCTTAAACGAGATTCCTAAAAGTCTTAATGTTTTCTTACCAAAGCAAATCCATTTTTGGCACGTCCAGACCATATAGCTGAAGCAAGATCAAAACATAAGCCTGCAGCAAGCCTGGCGGCAGTTGCTGAATACTGATTTGCATATGTATCAGGTGTGAAGTAGCTGCAGGcattaaaatgaaacaaaatccATTTCTAtattattaaaagaaaaaagtacATTACACCATAAACATGAAACATATAAGCATATTGACAGGGAAATCATTAACTGCAACAGGCAGGCTTACCTAGAGAAAACACGGCTAGTAATTTCAACAGCTTCAACATTCTCGACGGAGTGGACCTAATGTCTCAAAAATGGAATATGTATTAGCAATATAACCATACTCTCAGTTCCAAACACATGAAAAATAATCACTCTTAATCCCTTTTGCGAATTTTTGTTCATTGTTTTGACAAGAAGCAAAAGGTTTTGTTCAAATAAAGATGATATCATAGTTAAAGATACAACTCCAATCTCCAAaaacataagaaaaagaaacaacacacatacaaaatctcttcattaTCATAAATTTAGAATTCGAGATCCACCAACCAACTCTGGACTTTACCTATCTTTTACTTCTCTAAGGATTCTACTTGATCCCTAAAATTTCACCTATTCCTTTCTTGTCACCAACAAACCTTTCGAACAATAACAGCCCATAGTATTTCACCCATTTTAAAAATGAGATAGCCAAACAAAGCCATAAACAAACAACTGACTGAATGTGCCAGGATCCATTGTATGTCCATTCATTCAAAAATCAACAGCAGCATGACCTAGGGGAGAAGTTGCAATGTAGGAATACATGATCTAGGTCTTCAGATGGATTCAGACTTACCACCAGTTTGGAAACAGAGAAATATGCAAGAACCAGCTATATAAACATCTCACTCAAGCACCTTACCCAACATCAATAACCATGGAAAGAACTTGAATTTTCTAAAACCAGGTCCTGACAACTCCTGATGAACACCTTCTCAGCAAGGAGCACAAATCTTGCAGAagtacatttttatatttttttcattattttaatggATTCAGCACTAGATTTATCCCTCTGGTGTGAACTTAGGAAGTTATGTTAAGAAACTTTCCATGCGTGAAATCCAGAAAAACTACAAAGTACCATATTATGACTTCTAGCAGCAAAGTAGGTCATGAACAAAAAGTATTTGGCCACTCTATCTTACCTTAAGAAGCTCTGCTTGAGTAATTTCCCTTGCTGAGATTGGGTGGCACCTTCCTGGAAATATACCTTCAAGTTCAGGGAGATGCACCAAGCTTCATGTCAATCACTCAGCCAAAGAATTAAAGGGGTCCGTGACACTATAACAAGACAGCTAGATATTGAAGCATTGTTCTTTtgttaagagatgaagggtaTGAGTAATTCTAAGAAACCTTTAGTCGCAAGACTGGCAGCAATAGCTCGAATTCGATCAGGCCTCTCAGGATGGGGATGAGACTTCA
This portion of the Salvia splendens isolate huo1 chromosome 10, SspV2, whole genome shotgun sequence genome encodes:
- the LOC121750603 gene encoding histone deacetylase 15-like isoform X5; the encoded protein is MSRFKEEEIGTRLRNVESAPQPPSSNAVMHAEAASSNSCRPHLAEQLMKQKNGKRTSDMTLEEMYYNSQYDFGDDEDDDSDWEPSALSAHDVMEIPKWFCLNCTMLNIGDDTHCDVCGEHRESGILKRGFVASASCREGATENGVHAADGLDPLVQSIASDNPTAIGFDERMLLHEEVVMKSHPHPERPDRIRAIAASLATKGRCHPISAREITQAELLKVHSVENVEAVEITSRVFSSYFTPDTYANQYSATAARLAAGLCFDLASAIWSGRAKNGFALVRPPGHHAGVKHAMGFCLHNNAALAVSAAKNAGAKKVLIIDWDVHHGNGTQEIFDKDKSVLYISLHRHEGGKFYPGTGSAYEIGSMGAEGSCVNIPWGRGGVGDNDYIFAFQHVVLPIAAEFDPDFTIISAGFDAARGDPLGGCDVTPAGYAQMTQMCCALSGGKVLVILEGGYNLRSISSSATAVIEVLLGESPKQNAVQVIPSKAGVRAVLEVLKIQLNYWSSLESKFTKLQSEWGWYTLEHKSAGKLKKKKRLEKQLPVWWKWGRRRWLYKLWCKKKIL
- the LOC121750603 gene encoding histone deacetylase 15-like isoform X1 codes for the protein MSRFKEEEIGTRLRNVESAPQPPSSNAVMHAEAASSNSCRPHLAEQLMKQKNGKRTSDMTLEEMYYNSQYDFGDDEDDDSDWEPSALSAHDVMEIPKWFCLNCTMLNIGDDTHCDVCGEHRESGILKRGFVASASCREGATENGVHAADGLDPLVQSIASDNPTAIGFDERMLLHEEVVMKSHPHPERPDRIRAIAASLATKGIFPGRCHPISAREITQAELLKVHSVENVEAVEITSRVFSSYFTPDTYANQYSATAARLAAGLCFDLASAIWSGRAKNGFALVRPPGHHAGVKHAMGFCLHNNAALAVSAAKNAGAKKVLIIDWDVHHGNGTQEIFDKDKSVLYISLHRHEGGKFYPGTGSAYEIGSMGAEGSCVNIPWGRGGVGDNDYIFAFQHVVLPIAAEFDPDFTIISAGFDAARGDPLGGCDVTPAGYAQMTQMCCALSGGKVLVILEGGYNLRSISSSATAVIEVLLGESPKQNAVQVIPSKAGVRAVLEVLKIQLNYWSSLESKFTKLQSEWGWYTLEHKSAGKLKKKKRLEKQLPVWWKWGRRRWLYKLWCKKKIL
- the LOC121750603 gene encoding histone deacetylase 15-like isoform X3 produces the protein MSRFKEEEIGTRLRNVESAPQPPSSNAVMHAEAASSNSCRPHLAEQQKNGKRTSDMTLEEMYYNSQYDFGDDEDDDSDWEPSALSAHDVMEIPKWFCLNCTMLNIGDDTHCDVCGEHRESGILKRGFVASASCREGATENGVHAADGLDPLVQSIASDNPTAIGFDERMLLHEEVVMKSHPHPERPDRIRAIAASLATKGIFPGRCHPISAREITQAELLKVHSVENVEAVEITSRVFSSYFTPDTYANQYSATAARLAAGLCFDLASAIWSGRAKNGFALVRPPGHHAGVKHAMGFCLHNNAALAVSAAKNAGAKKVLIIDWDVHHGNGTQEIFDKDKSVLYISLHRHEGGKFYPGTGSAYEIGSMGAEGSCVNIPWGRGGVGDNDYIFAFQHVVLPIAAEFDPDFTIISAGFDAARGDPLGGCDVTPAGYAQMTQMCCALSGGKVLVILEGGYNLRSISSSATAVIEVLLGESPKQNAVQVIPSKAGVRAVLEVLKIQLNYWSSLESKFTKLQSEWGWYTLEHKSAGKLKKKKRLEKQLPVWWKWGRRRWLYKLWCKKKIL
- the LOC121750603 gene encoding histone deacetylase 15-like isoform X4 — its product is MSRFKEEEIGTRLRNVESAPQPPSSNAVMHAEAASSNSCRPHLAEQKNGKRTSDMTLEEMYYNSQYDFGDDEDDDSDWEPSALSAHDVMEIPKWFCLNCTMLNIGDDTHCDVCGEHRESGILKRGFVASASCREGATENGVHAADGLDPLVQSIASDNPTAIGFDERMLLHEEVVMKSHPHPERPDRIRAIAASLATKGIFPGRCHPISAREITQAELLKVHSVENVEAVEITSRVFSSYFTPDTYANQYSATAARLAAGLCFDLASAIWSGRAKNGFALVRPPGHHAGVKHAMGFCLHNNAALAVSAAKNAGAKKVLIIDWDVHHGNGTQEIFDKDKSVLYISLHRHEGGKFYPGTGSAYEIGSMGAEGSCVNIPWGRGGVGDNDYIFAFQHVVLPIAAEFDPDFTIISAGFDAARGDPLGGCDVTPAGYAQMTQMCCALSGGKVLVILEGGYNLRSISSSATAVIEVLLGESPKQNAVQVIPSKAGVRAVLEVLKIQLNYWSSLESKFTKLQSEWGWYTLEHKSAGKLKKKKRLEKQLPVWWKWGRRRWLYKLWCKKKIL
- the LOC121750603 gene encoding histone deacetylase 15-like isoform X2 translates to MSRFKEEEIGTRLRNVESAPQPPSSNAVMHAEAASSNSCRPHLAEQLMKQKNGKRTSDMTLEEMYYNSQYDFGDDEDDDSDWEPSALSAHDVMEIPKWFCLNCTMLNIGDDTHCDVCGEHRESGILKRGFVASASCREGATENGVHAADGLDPLVQSIASDNPTAIGFDERMLLHEEVVMKSHPHPERPDRIRAIAASLATKGIFPGRCHPISAREITQAELLKVHSVENVEAVEITSRVFSSYFTPDTYANQYSATAARLAAGLCFDLASAIWSGRAKNGFALVRPPGHHAGVKHAMGFCLHNNAALAVSAAKNAGAKKVLIIDWDVHHGNGTQEIFDKDKSVLYISLHRHEGGKFYPGTGSAYEIGSMGAEGSCVNIPWGRGGVGDNDYIFAFQHVVLPIAAEFDPDFTIISAGFDAARGDPLGGCDVTPAGYAQMTQMCCALSGGKVLVILEGGYNLRSISSSATAVIEVLLGESPKQNAVQVIPSKAGVRAVLEVLKIQLNYWSSLESKFTKLQSEWGWYTLEHKSKLKKKKRLEKQLPVWWKWGRRRWLYKLWCKKKIL